A single genomic interval of Flavihumibacter rivuli harbors:
- a CDS encoding LytR/AlgR family response regulator transcription factor, whose product MKVLIVEDELLAVNRLIRLLLEIDPSITIMDTIHTVREAGKFLQQDSGVDLVFMDIELEDGHSLQLFQRMVIPVPVIFVTAYQEYAVKAFKANGIDYLLKPLEKNALEDALDKYNRLQSPGVLNGAVRSLIEQVKVNHAAIKQRFLAKRGTRLISVPVNTIAFFYVKDRNQFIKTTNNEDILIDLWLDDIEPQLDERFFFRVNRQFIICYNHIDTVHLWYNGKLKVKMKPESHEHIIVSRLRSVDFKIWLGQ is encoded by the coding sequence ATGAAGGTTTTGATCGTTGAAGATGAGCTCCTTGCTGTAAACAGGCTGATCCGGTTGTTGTTGGAGATCGATCCCTCCATAACGATTATGGATACCATACATACTGTTCGGGAAGCCGGTAAATTCCTACAACAGGATTCAGGGGTTGACCTGGTATTCATGGATATAGAACTGGAAGATGGACATAGCTTGCAGCTTTTTCAGCGCATGGTGATACCTGTTCCGGTGATCTTTGTGACGGCCTATCAGGAGTATGCAGTAAAGGCATTCAAGGCTAACGGCATTGATTACCTGCTGAAACCATTGGAAAAGAATGCCCTCGAAGACGCACTGGATAAGTACAATCGCCTGCAATCGCCAGGGGTATTGAATGGTGCTGTGCGTTCCTTGATTGAACAAGTGAAGGTGAATCATGCAGCCATTAAGCAGCGGTTCCTGGCAAAAAGGGGGACCAGGCTGATTTCGGTGCCTGTAAATACCATTGCCTTTTTCTATGTTAAGGACAGGAACCAATTCATTAAAACCACTAATAATGAGGATATATTAATAGATCTCTGGCTGGACGATATTGAGCCGCAGTTGGATGAGCGGTTTTTTTTCAGGGTAAACAGGCAATTTATTATTTGCTATAATCATATAGATACCGTGCATCTTTGGTACAATGGAAAATTAAAGGTGAAAATGAAGCCGGAATCCCATGAACATATTATTGTCAGCAGGTTGCGTTCTGTTGATTTCAAAATCTGGCTGGGCCAGTAG
- a CDS encoding sensor histidine kinase, translated as MVFREHQANHFRSGQWLPELKVKLHFLQKIIFPGFKIGEGIAYLMFSFSWPFILGVLYFFGGVFDGDEYLSLPNFIGIQFSVGLIKSVIIVFFWWLYFVRLRSSPLSVKIVLHLFTAPLYAILVLGVVVMIKHWVTGDHYGIPERLLDFYFILVGYFAHFAVFHAYNFWLHTVRQHKREQELRELAYQSEITALKAQMEPHFLFNTLNSISASVPPSLERTRVLVAQLADTFRYALKVSERQTVSLAEELDFIKTWLSLEQQRFAERLSVEYELDPKVLAVEVPPMILQPLVENAIKHGIAPLIQGGSIRISCLANGEFVHISVKDTGKGFNGHREAAIAKGIGIRNTERRLHRLYNEPLAIAFSENGFEVSFNLPITQ; from the coding sequence ATGGTTTTCAGGGAACATCAGGCTAACCATTTCAGGTCAGGCCAATGGCTACCAGAACTTAAAGTGAAGTTGCATTTTTTACAAAAAATAATATTCCCGGGTTTCAAGATTGGTGAAGGGATCGCCTACCTGATGTTTTCTTTTAGCTGGCCATTCATCCTGGGGGTATTGTATTTTTTTGGAGGGGTATTTGACGGCGATGAATACCTGAGTTTGCCAAATTTTATTGGGATACAGTTTTCTGTAGGGCTCATCAAATCGGTTATCATTGTTTTTTTCTGGTGGCTGTATTTCGTGCGACTCAGGAGTAGTCCTTTATCAGTAAAAATAGTTCTGCATCTGTTCACTGCCCCGTTGTATGCAATTCTTGTTTTGGGGGTAGTGGTGATGATCAAGCATTGGGTAACTGGCGATCATTACGGTATACCTGAGCGGTTGTTGGATTTTTACTTCATCCTTGTTGGCTATTTTGCCCATTTTGCAGTTTTTCATGCCTACAATTTCTGGTTGCATACGGTAAGGCAGCATAAAAGGGAACAGGAGCTTCGGGAGTTGGCTTACCAAAGTGAGATCACTGCCCTTAAGGCCCAAATGGAGCCACATTTCCTGTTCAATACCCTTAATTCCATCAGTGCTTCTGTGCCCCCGAGTTTAGAAAGGACAAGGGTGCTGGTAGCCCAACTGGCCGATACGTTCAGGTATGCCTTGAAAGTGAGTGAACGGCAAACAGTTAGCCTGGCTGAAGAACTGGATTTTATAAAAACCTGGTTGTCTCTGGAGCAACAACGATTTGCTGAGCGGCTTTCCGTTGAATACGAATTGGATCCCAAAGTGTTGGCAGTAGAGGTCCCGCCGATGATATTGCAACCATTGGTTGAGAATGCCATCAAACATGGAATTGCGCCCCTTATTCAAGGTGGAAGTATCAGGATAAGTTGCCTCGCCAATGGTGAATTCGTTCATATCTCAGTAAAGGATACCGGAAAGGGGTTTAATGGTCACCGGGAAGCAGCAATCGCAAAAGGTATCGGTATCCGGAATACGGAACGGCGTTTACACAGGTTGTACAATGAGCCGTTAGCGATAGCTTTCTCTGAAAATGGATTTGAAGTGTCATTTAACCTGCCAATTACACAATAA
- a CDS encoding LytR/AlgR family response regulator transcription factor, giving the protein MQRVIIIDDERDARLMIRQYLEAHPEFEILEECENGAEAIEKVNRLEPDVIFLDIQMPVFSGFQVIQQLIHVPQIIFTTAYDQYAIKAFDTNAVDYLLKPYTRERFDNAVSRLKVRNAARFEAALSAADAVLQEKDQQVGNTILIESGSKLVSLQLRDVIFMEAEKDYTRLHTAGKSYLSNYRISQLEERLPRDQFIRVHRSYIINISHIKEVHRDANSAQLITSNGQVLNISRTYMPQLKKLMF; this is encoded by the coding sequence ATGCAGAGGGTAATTATAATAGATGATGAGCGTGATGCCCGGTTAATGATCAGGCAATACCTTGAAGCACATCCGGAGTTTGAAATCCTTGAGGAATGTGAAAATGGCGCTGAGGCCATTGAAAAGGTGAACCGTTTGGAGCCGGATGTTATTTTCCTGGATATTCAAATGCCGGTATTTAGTGGCTTCCAGGTGATTCAGCAACTGATACATGTTCCACAGATTATATTTACCACGGCTTATGACCAGTATGCGATCAAGGCTTTTGATACGAATGCGGTAGATTATTTATTGAAACCATATACAAGAGAGCGTTTCGATAATGCGGTATCCCGGCTGAAAGTCAGGAATGCTGCCCGTTTTGAAGCAGCGCTGTCAGCGGCTGATGCTGTATTGCAGGAAAAGGACCAGCAGGTAGGGAATACCATTCTGATTGAAAGCGGCAGTAAGTTGGTTTCACTTCAATTGCGTGATGTTATATTTATGGAAGCTGAAAAGGACTATACCAGGTTGCATACTGCCGGTAAGAGTTATTTAAGTAATTATCGTATCAGCCAATTGGAAGAAAGGTTACCCAGGGACCAGTTTATCAGGGTACATCGTTCCTATATCATCAACATCAGTCACATCAAGGAGGTGCACAGGGATGCAAATTCGGCGCAATTGATCACCAGTAACGGTCAGGTGCTGAATATTTCCCGGACCTATATGCCCCAACTCAAGAAGCTGATGTTTTGA
- a CDS encoding GDSL-type esterase/lipase family protein has protein sequence MSATAVAQQPTVIDLYPGKAPGSESWDWKEKDTVLGGIKSVINVVKPTLTVYPSTGSIPTGTSVIIAPGGGFHFLSIYNEGEAIARKLNQLGITAFVLKYRTVHTEHPIEDGMKAQVEGRYNEVTTPILKLAMQDAQTAISMVRKEAAKWNISPSRIGLMGFSAGGTVAISTAYQATGDAQPDFIVPVYAADFNIMVGSVPGKRMPAYFAVAADDPLKLAPGNILEYHKWRSGGQAAELHVYQNGGHAFSMGQSGASSDQWFNGLESWLGSNGWLWPEKPTGWMANTNYADHLNSLARQRVEVANDWPNLKRFQNDNACLAKMANNGKRVVFMGNSITEGWQQFDSSFWEPSKGYINRGISGQTTPQMLLRFRQDVIDLKPAAVVILAGINDIAGNTGPATIESIFGNIRSMAELARASGIRVIICSVVPANRFPWRPGVQPADKVIELNGLLKAYAAKHKLGYVDYFSAMVDDQKGLKDALTYDGVHPNLAGYKVMGPLVEAVIRKVVK, from the coding sequence ATGTCGGCGACTGCTGTTGCCCAGCAGCCCACTGTTATAGACCTTTATCCTGGCAAGGCTCCTGGATCCGAAAGTTGGGATTGGAAGGAGAAAGATACTGTACTGGGAGGTATTAAATCAGTGATCAATGTGGTGAAGCCGACACTCACCGTTTATCCTTCTACCGGATCCATTCCAACGGGAACATCGGTGATCATCGCTCCGGGAGGAGGGTTTCATTTCCTTTCCATATATAATGAAGGAGAAGCCATAGCCAGGAAATTAAACCAGTTGGGCATTACCGCCTTTGTGTTGAAATACCGTACCGTCCATACCGAACATCCCATTGAAGATGGGATGAAAGCGCAGGTGGAGGGCCGATATAATGAAGTGACGACACCGATTCTTAAGCTGGCCATGCAGGATGCGCAGACTGCAATTTCCATGGTGCGCAAGGAGGCTGCCAAATGGAACATATCCCCGTCGCGGATAGGATTGATGGGTTTCTCCGCTGGTGGAACAGTGGCTATCTCGACCGCCTACCAGGCTACCGGTGATGCACAACCGGATTTTATAGTGCCCGTTTATGCAGCGGATTTTAATATCATGGTTGGATCCGTTCCAGGGAAAAGAATGCCTGCCTATTTTGCAGTAGCCGCTGATGATCCTTTGAAACTGGCCCCGGGAAATATTCTTGAATACCATAAATGGCGCTCAGGAGGTCAGGCCGCAGAGCTCCATGTATACCAGAATGGAGGCCATGCATTTAGCATGGGGCAAAGTGGAGCATCAAGCGACCAGTGGTTCAATGGTCTTGAATCCTGGTTGGGATCCAATGGCTGGCTCTGGCCCGAAAAACCAACAGGCTGGATGGCCAATACCAACTATGCCGATCACCTGAATTCACTGGCCCGGCAAAGGGTAGAAGTGGCCAACGATTGGCCCAATCTTAAGCGCTTCCAGAATGATAATGCATGCCTGGCGAAAATGGCCAACAATGGTAAGCGGGTGGTCTTCATGGGCAACTCAATCACCGAAGGCTGGCAACAGTTTGACAGTAGTTTTTGGGAACCATCCAAGGGGTATATCAATCGAGGTATCAGTGGACAGACCACCCCTCAGATGCTGCTTCGTTTCAGGCAGGATGTGATCGACCTCAAACCCGCTGCCGTAGTGATCCTGGCAGGTATCAATGATATTGCGGGGAATACCGGCCCTGCAACTATTGAAAGTATTTTTGGTAATATCCGGTCCATGGCTGAATTGGCAAGGGCATCCGGTATCAGGGTGATAATTTGTTCTGTTGTGCCGGCCAATCGTTTCCCCTGGCGCCCTGGTGTGCAACCAGCTGATAAGGTGATCGAATTGAATGGTTTGCTGAAGGCCTACGCTGCAAAGCATAAACTGGGCTATGTAGATTATTTTTCTGCCATGGTAGATGACCAGAAGGGGTTGAAGGATGCCCTGACCTACGATGGGGTGCATCCCAACTTGGCAGGGTATAAAGTGATGGGACCATTGGTAGAAGCGGTGATCAGGAAAGTAGTTAAGTAA
- a CDS encoding GNAT family N-acetyltransferase, with translation MVFFETERLRLRQLELTDTAFIVQLLNSPGWLQFIGDRNVRTEEEAEAYIKNGPMKSYAQNNFGLSLVERKEDDSPVGMCGIIWRQELEHPDIGFALLPEYYGNGYAYEIAVATKDYARGSLGLSTIAGITLEANTRSIRLLEKLGLSFQKKICLNGSTEELLLYSN, from the coding sequence TTGGTTTTCTTTGAAACAGAAAGGTTGAGGCTGAGGCAGCTTGAATTGACAGATACAGCATTCATTGTACAGCTTCTGAATAGTCCGGGATGGTTGCAGTTCATCGGCGACCGGAATGTAAGAACAGAGGAAGAGGCTGAAGCGTATATCAAGAACGGCCCGATGAAGAGTTATGCTCAAAATAATTTTGGGCTCTCCCTGGTAGAACGCAAGGAGGATGATTCGCCTGTTGGGATGTGTGGTATCATCTGGCGGCAGGAGTTGGAGCATCCTGATATCGGGTTTGCCCTCTTGCCGGAATATTACGGTAATGGATATGCGTACGAGATCGCTGTCGCCACTAAGGACTATGCCCGGGGCAGCTTGGGCCTGTCAACCATTGCGGGGATTACCCTGGAAGCGAACACCCGGTCCATTCGACTGCTGGAAAAATTAGGGCTCAGCTTTCAAAAGAAGATCTGCCTGAATGGTTCTACAGAAGAATTATTGTTATACAGCAATTGA
- a CDS encoding 3-keto-disaccharide hydrolase, with protein MKRFSGWLSAFVLSLSLNPAVNAQDILAVKPADPKIEGRWDITVIEDGVAKPSWLEVTHSGHKRLIGHYVGTSGSARPISQVFFSENKLRFSLPPQWDREDKDLEFEATLADGKLAGTMVAANGKTYPWTAVKAPALRATGMPEWGKPVRLFDGKSLEGWEAIGAANQWVAENGVLKSPRSGANLVSKQQYKDFKLHIEFRCPKGSNSGIYLRGRYEVQIEDSYGKEPGKDLLGAVYGFISPIEMAAKPAGEWQTYDITLVGRMIEVVLNGRKVVHFQEIPGITGGALDSREGDAGPIMFQGDHGPIEFRNITITPAK; from the coding sequence ATGAAAAGATTTTCAGGATGGCTTTCGGCTTTCGTTCTTTCCCTTTCATTGAACCCGGCAGTTAATGCCCAGGATATTTTGGCAGTAAAACCGGCTGATCCCAAGATCGAAGGTCGTTGGGACATTACTGTGATAGAAGATGGAGTGGCTAAGCCCTCCTGGCTGGAAGTAACCCATTCCGGGCACAAGCGCCTCATTGGTCATTATGTTGGTACCAGTGGTAGTGCACGTCCCATTTCCCAGGTTTTCTTTTCTGAAAATAAACTCCGCTTTAGCCTTCCGCCGCAATGGGATCGTGAAGACAAGGACCTGGAGTTTGAAGCTACACTGGCGGATGGTAAATTGGCTGGCACTATGGTAGCTGCCAATGGTAAGACCTATCCATGGACTGCTGTAAAGGCGCCGGCCTTGAGGGCTACCGGTATGCCCGAGTGGGGAAAGCCTGTTAGGCTTTTTGATGGGAAAAGCCTGGAGGGCTGGGAAGCAATTGGTGCAGCCAACCAATGGGTGGCAGAGAATGGTGTGCTGAAGAGTCCCAGGTCGGGTGCCAACCTTGTTTCCAAACAACAATACAAGGACTTCAAACTGCATATTGAATTCCGTTGTCCCAAAGGCAGCAACAGTGGTATTTACCTGCGGGGAAGGTATGAAGTGCAGATCGAGGACAGCTATGGCAAGGAGCCTGGTAAGGACTTGCTGGGTGCAGTGTACGGATTTATTTCACCCATTGAAATGGCGGCTAAACCGGCAGGGGAGTGGCAGACCTATGATATCACCCTGGTGGGCAGGATGATCGAAGTTGTGCTGAATGGCAGGAAGGTGGTTCATTTCCAGGAAATACCCGGTATCACAGGTGGTGCATTGGATAGCAGGGAAGGCGATGCCGGCCCGATCATGTTCCAGGGGGACCATGGTCCAATCGAGTTCAGGAATATCACCATTACCCCGGCTAAATAG
- a CDS encoding type I glyceraldehyde-3-phosphate dehydrogenase: MRIAINGMGRIGRLLFRRLLHKENIELVAVNDIMPVDNLVYLLKYDSLFGPLQEPIVLEGDKILAGRHKVKCFQESSPASINWRELEVDIVLECSGRFGSLEGATGHLRSGARKVLLSTTGSPEIPLLIYGFNQHQLTPDIDIVSPGGCMTNCTTHMLYLLQSIGIESAHFNILHSYTSRQELVDTAHKQFRRGRAAAESIIPVEIDLVQSLERLFPLKDKLAAVSIRVPVTNGALVDATVQLAQEVSVEQINNLFRTSANNGYKGIMDYTEDPLVSADIKGNTHSLIIDGSLTSVVGRQVKVIAWFDNEYGYTSRMLDWMEYWRGM; the protein is encoded by the coding sequence ATGAGGATAGCGATCAATGGCATGGGAAGGATCGGCAGGCTGCTATTCAGGAGGCTCCTGCACAAGGAAAATATTGAATTGGTAGCGGTGAATGATATCATGCCAGTAGATAACCTGGTGTACCTGTTGAAATATGATTCCCTTTTCGGGCCTTTGCAGGAACCCATTGTACTGGAGGGGGACAAGATCCTTGCCGGCAGGCATAAGGTGAAATGTTTCCAGGAATCCAGCCCTGCCAGTATCAACTGGAGAGAACTGGAGGTGGACATCGTTCTGGAATGTTCAGGCCGCTTTGGTAGCCTGGAAGGTGCTACCGGTCATTTGAGGTCGGGCGCCAGGAAGGTCCTGCTCAGCACGACCGGTTCTCCCGAGATCCCCTTATTGATCTATGGCTTCAACCAGCACCAGCTAACCCCGGATATCGATATCGTATCACCCGGCGGTTGCATGACCAACTGCACCACGCACATGCTTTACCTTCTCCAGTCCATTGGTATTGAATCCGCACATTTCAATATCCTCCATTCCTATACCTCGCGGCAGGAGTTGGTGGATACTGCCCATAAGCAGTTCCGCAGGGGCAGGGCCGCTGCAGAATCTATCATACCCGTGGAGATCGACCTGGTACAATCCCTTGAAAGGTTGTTTCCACTAAAAGACAAGCTGGCCGCTGTATCCATCAGGGTGCCTGTTACCAATGGCGCGCTGGTAGATGCAACTGTTCAGCTGGCACAGGAAGTAAGTGTGGAGCAGATCAATAATTTATTCAGGACATCGGCGAATAATGGCTACAAGGGTATTATGGACTATACAGAAGACCCATTGGTGTCGGCTGATATCAAGGGCAATACCCACTCGCTGATCATTGATGGCAGCCTGACATCAGTGGTAGGCCGGCAGGTGAAGGTGATCGCCTGGTTTGATAACGAGTATGGATATACGAGCAGGATGCTGGATTGGATG